The following is a genomic window from Takifugu rubripes chromosome 13, fTakRub1.2, whole genome shotgun sequence.
ACATCTATCTTCAGCTTGTCCTGGAGTCCTCCATCTTCTTTCTCTTCATTTCAAATATTCTCTCAGTGTACCACAGTTCTTCACAAGTTGTGCTGGCGAAGTGCCGCTTCTCCACCTCAAGAGATTCAACTGAGaattatgtttttattgtgtgaCCTCAGGTTTTGTCgggactgattttttttattttattttattttcacattACCAGCTAAACAAAGacctttgctttattttttttacaacactTTTGATGTGCGTAGATTTCACCATGGCTAATTTCTAAGAGGGGGCACTGGACATTATTCACTGTGTTCAGTTATGGCAGCAAGAGCTCTTGCGCAGATAATCAGCTCGTTAGCAGATGCTATAATCTGAAGGAACTGATGAGTAGTATTTTATTATGGCCGATAACTTTCCTGTTTTTACTGCTTTACTGCAGTTATTATCTGACCGATTTCTGAGAGTCTCTATGTTCAACACTGGAGGACAGTGCAGGGGCAcagaaaaagaacacaaaaccACATTTGAATCACTGGACAGGACCATCTAAAGTATAGAGAGCAGCACATTTCACGCACAACAGCGAGGATGCAGTtcaaagatgtttttaaaagaatttaaaTGAAGCATTTGGGCCCTCGGGGAGCTTAATATCCTCACAGTTTGCATCAGCCACAGTCTGTCGGACCAAAGGAGGTCACTAAACAAAGCCTTTTTGGTTGCAGTGCGATAATAAAACAGACGGCCCGACTCGCCGCCTCCTAGAAATGCACATGCTCAACTCATCCAATTAAACTGGTTCCTCTGAATTATTGAGCAATCACTGTGCTGTTGACCTGGTGATGGCCAGTCAGGTACTAACTGTACAAAGCTGCTGAAGGTGATTACGAAGCCCCACTGCTGTAACTTGTGTGAAAATAAGAATAAATGCTGTAAAATTACCTTTAGTGGGACTATGGCAGAGAAGAAAACTGCTAAAGAATTAAAAGCTGAAGGCTTAATTGGGAGGAAAAACAGTGACGTCATTTTTACCTTGCGGAGGTTTTTGGTTGATCAAGGGTTACAGAGAGTAAATACACTGAGACATCTTGATCTAAAATACAGATTTGAATTCAGTCATTTGGAATTTACCATTAACTGGATTTTATCGCTTTACTTCACTTGATCCTGCTtgtttttgagttgttttttccccttgttCTCAGGAGGTGGAGAACCTGAGAAAGCAAGCAGAGATAATCCCACAGCTCATGTCGGAGTGTGAAACCATCACAGCAAAACTGCAGGTATATTTACCGGATCCATTCGGGTGGGATTTACAACAGAAATAAGAGCGTTTTGTCCTTTTGCTCCACAGCAGATGTGTGGACGCAATGTCTGTTACAGTCAGGCACAACCCAGGCTTTATGGAGGGTTTTTAAAATGGATGCGTAGAATGATTTCTTATTTACCTGTGCCCAAGGGCCAATGACATGACATTGCATCACATGTCTCTTGCACACATTGTGTTTAATGCACCTATTCATACAGGCAAATACTGTATGCACTGGAATCATTTGAAAAGGTTTCCTTAAGATATCCTCCATTACTTTCCTGTCTGCACTCAGCAGATACAGCTGAAGGCTTTTACGAGCCCCTCAGTTTTAATGACTTGAAACATGTGTGAAATGACAAAAAGTTACTGAAAACCCCCCTGATTGACATCAGCCTTTCTTCAGGAATATCTGAGCTTCTACAAGACCAGAATTGAATTGTTAGGCCATAGTGAATAAGAGCCAAATCCACCATGAGCTGTGTTCCTAGTGATTGCTACTCAGGTCAGACTCGGAGTGGGATGTGCTGCTTTTCGAGCTGGTTGGGGAATTAAACCAACAGTAGCATGCCTAAAGTCCATTGCTTCACAAAGCTGGAAATTCCTGGTTTGGTTCTGCAACAGCAGGCCGGATAATGGCATTGACATCAGAACCGGGCAACGCAGGAGTTTATCTAAGCAGTCATCCAAAGTTAAAGAAGGAGCCCGGACAAAAGGATTTCTGGAATACCAGTTTTGATCCGCGGAACACAAACTGCAAACTCAGTCGCAGTTCATTAACGGGTCAATAAAGCATCTGAGGATAGAAAAAATGAGCAAATCTACTTTTCCTACTGTATGTAATCATCGCTCCCTCCTATTTAAAGATGGCACCCTCTGCAGGGTCAGCTTTCAGGAGTCGGCTGGGGTATAGTCCTGCAGGGGCAGCACCCATTTAGCAGTCCTATTTTAAACCCCACCCTTCGGTGGTATTTCTGCATTACTGTGACCCAACTTTGACCCGACTGTCGCCTGCTCGTCTGTTTATACCACCCTTCCCCCCCTTTTGAATCTCAGTTTTGTGTCCACTTGATGTTTGGATGTTCTTGTTTAATTAAAGAACATTGGTGGCTTTCATGAGGTCCATGTTTTCTAATATCACTCTTTTCTGTCcacaggctgcagagctgaaaaACACTGAACTAGAGGGAAGAATAGGAAGCCTCCAAACGGACATAGACGACAGTCGACAAAAGCAGGGCAGGATGAAGGGCGAGCTCAAGCAGTTCATGGATATTCTGGATGGGAAGATAGACGAGCTGCATGAGTTTAGGCAGGGGCTGTCCAAGCTGGGTGCTGATAACTAAGAGAAGCGAGTTGGAAGGGTCAGAGGTCTGATAGAAAGGAGTCACTGCAGGATGTCTTCAGGCCAGAAAACTATGTGGCATCTAGTCCCCAAGGTGGTGTCAAAACGTTCAGCTTTGGcttctaaaaagaaaacaatgcacTGGGTTTTTGGAGCAGAAGAGACTGGTAGGAGGAATACCAGCGCTGGTATTCTGGAGATAAATCAAGAGTCAGTCATTTGGATTGTCAGgtcaggtgggaggagggggggggtgttaaagcTGGTGGTGGGTTTCTGATTCTATGTGTGGCTTTTCCTGCAGAACTGACCCTAAAGGGCTAAAATAGATCCTACACAAAGACCATACTGGCCCACAACACTCAGTAATAATTGATATTAATCTTTGTGGCCCTTCTGAGCATTAGAAattacccccccctcccctccagatTCTTCTTGCCATTGCCTCTGGTTTATCTCAGGTGTGTTTGACAGCTTGTACTCAAAGATTATAtgcacatatactgtatgtgacAAATGGCCATGACACAAAGTGCCTCCAGGTGAGTCCTAATCTGCCTGGTGAGGAGTACTGACCAAGTGACCATCTCCGGAATAATTGATGAATCCTGTGAGAAACCTTGCTGAAAAACTAAAATCACTGGAAAACAGACTTGTCCCAAAGAAGTCTGTCGATTAATTATCTTTCAGAAAGGAAGAATCCTCTTGTCTCAggggttttcctttttaaagctCCAGTAACAAAAGAAATCCCGTTTCGGCCATGAGTGCAGTGTCGTGTGCAGTAGTACCTCTGTCCATTTGTAGAACAAGGATGTATGCTCTTCTCAAAGGTTGTTGACGTGCTTCCTACACACTAATTTATATTATGGTGGCAggtttggggggtgggggggggtgaaggtgctgctgcagtgggaggaTTAATGTGAAAGTGTACTTCACTGAAAACATTGAAAGGGCATGGGCCTTTTTCACAACAAACcctgttttattttagttttgtgggggtggggtttgtttgacatttattttcttgtgcCTCTTTGCAGTAGTCAATCATCCTAAACCCAATTTCTCTGTAAATGTACTTTAATaatcaaaagaaaaagataCCAAATCAGGATGGGTGTTGCACGATGGTGCTTTGGGTCATCCACCTTGAACCATTTGCAATCCAAGTGTTGTAGTGGCATATTTATTGGCTAGTTCTCAACAGTTAAAGTCTATTTTTTCACCAATGTTCTGTTGTTCTGAGCTTGATATCTTGTATTTATAAAGGGACTttagcttctctctctctctgtttagCCACACTGGTCATAAGTCACCTGGAAAACAAATGTATGATCCTTCCTTTTGAAAGAACCGATGCCTCTTGTGCACTTTTGTGACTACTGTTCAATATTGTACAATACAACTGAGAATTGTTAAAATTTAGTTTAATTATAAAGCTGACTAGGCGTCTTCTTTTATGTGCACATTTTTGGCACATGTTCCACAAAGACGAGGGGGTGGggtatgtgtgcgtgtttgagtgtgtgtatgtgtttgtgttgtgggaGGGGTGTCCCTTAATCTCTGCTAAAGTCAGTAGTGTGGGTTGGGTGAAAAACTTTTCTtataacaaacaaaaatgctgaCGGTGTGGACGTCCCGAGGCGTCTTTCTTGGATTAAAAGAGCAGAAGAGGCGGAACTAACCGACGGTGCCAAAGCTGCATCCCATGCAGGCTCGTCTACAGAAGCTCCGCCACCGCACGGCTTTTTCCCTGATGTTGATTTACATTGCACTAAATTTAGCTGTAATCCTAACGGAACACAAAACAAGTCGGGTTTAGTCACCGTCTGTGGAAAGTATCAATATCTACAAACAAAGCGCTTGTCAGGATGGAGAAGGTTTGTCGTTTCTGTCAAGAAATGCCTACAGATCAGAGGGCACGTTGCCTTGGCAACTCAAACTGTGGCTGACGTCGAGAGCGTAACCTTTTGACGACAGGAGTCTGCCATTTCTGAGCTGAGCCCAGGTAATCTGATTATTGTGAGTAATTTGTTGGAACATCTGGGGGAAGATCAGCCGAGACACAAAATGAGCATCAATTATGTCCTGACGTGACTGGCACATCCAAAAAGTCTCTCATAAAAGTCCACTAAGCTTGTGCATCTATAATATAGATAAATGGATTCCTACAGGTGTTGCAACGGTCACACTTGTGTAGAGGATTAATGGGAAGAATCCTGGTAAGTACAGTAATTAGCATTTGAAAAGGTTCTGTTCACCTTTCAGTGCTGTTGGCTGCTTCAGCTGAGCACAATCTTACGTGACACCAGaaaggaagaacagaacagagcCTTAACTAGTATCTGAAAAATTAAATGCCTACTTATGAAagggttttggttttatttgtgACATTCAACTTCTTTATGCAgatattttttcattttaaaaatgaacatgaGTTGTGTTACAGTGTTCCCATTGTTTTTCCGAGGCGTTGATGCAAAAGGGGGGCAAAAATGGTGGAAGCTTAATTACCACTGGGAGTTTCTGTATTTATTAGTCTGGCCACAAGTGGAATTTGTTGAGAGACTTTTTTAAATCAGTCTTCTTGAAGCAGAATATTCACATTCATTCATGGTCTTGTCAGTTTTACTCTGAAGTCTCCTTCCCAGACGCTGCGTGGATATAATATgaaaaaatggtggaaaaataaaatgtgaatttgcTCCTTTTGATAAGATGAAGCAGAATCTCGTTGCGTGACTGAGTGGGCGGTTAGGGAAAGCATCATTACGAGACGTTTCTGCTTTGTACGcgtcagggagagagagggctAACCACGCACGCCACTACAGCCGCTCTCcttgttgccatagcaacgcATCGTGGAATTTCATGACGCTGGATTGGTGATTTTGTCTAAAGAAGGGCCTCTTGCGTCTTCCCCGGAGGTACATGACCCTTTCTTCTACTTGAATCACATGGGTGATGCCAGCAAATTACAGGGGCAGTGAAagtgacagcagccagcagaggagGCGGTCTCCTACAGCCGCAAACACATCTGGGAGCTGCTGCATCACAAGATCAGGGAACAGCATCAGCCAACAACATCgacaagaaaagaaataatcaaAGATGATCTTGCAGTTCATTTATGTCTGAGCTGTCATTCTCTATGCTGGGACAGTGAAGCGTGACTACTCAAATGGAATTACATTAAAGCGCAATTATTTCATGAAGCTCTGAGTCACCTGTATCGCAAGCTTGCCTCTAGACTTCAAAAACAACAGTACTGCATATGAATAATTCTTCTCTTTGTTTaagtaaaaacaaatacagaatGTCTAgtgatgacatcagagcagaCATGACACTTTAAGGGGAAAGTGCACCTTAACATTCACAgctcaaaaataaaacagtttaatCTCACAGACACTAGTCAAAACCATTTGTTAAAAGGCCCAAACTACACAGCTGAGGATGAAAAAGAAATGCACCCAAAGGAAGAGCCTTCATCTGCATTTGATTTACTGCTGCTATTCTTTAAACGGGCCTCGATTTCAGCGTTATACTTGCACAGTGTGAATTTCTGCAAATAAAGTGAATCTGGACTATTGTGCCAACGCCCTGCCCTGATTCTGAAAAGCTGAATGCATCTGATAACATCACACTAAAGTCTGATGCCACGCATGGAGCCCGTCGTGTCAAAGTTCAGGGTTTTCAGAAAAACTCTAGCAGCAACATAAGCTTTAAGGCCAGAACTGTGGAGAATTCATCAATCCAGGAGCTTCTTCGGTCTGTCCACCTGTTTCTCAGTTCTCCCAGTCCAAACTCCTcgtctcctcgtctcctctgtcttcatcatcaGAGTCTGCCGAGaccttcttcatcctcatcatggCAGCTTTGATGCTGCGCTCCAACTCGTTATCTCCAGAGTTGTGGACTTCTGAACGAGCAGGAACCATCTATGGTACAACAGGAGAACTTCCATTGAACGTTCAGTGCCTGCTTAACTGGATTATTTCACTTACGTGTATTACAGGCTAATTAAACAGTCTCCATTTTCTCTTACGTGTCACTCAATTTTACAATAAGAAGGTTAAAACCTTAATACTGTAGTAAGACACTAACCTTTAGAAAAATACATGTGAGCAAACACTCTATATCGCCCTCTGTTGGCTGACTGCAGAAAGAAGCTACTCTCAACCAGCCCCTTTTTTAAACAACTTTTACTTTTTACAAGATTTggtgttaaataaatataaatggcGTCTGTGGTCAAATTATAGGCAGGTGTTTATGTTAAATACAGTGAGCATTTTCTTGTTGCTTGCGAGACAGGTTTGACAGACATTTTGGTGACCAAAGCAACAGTAATACCACTTGGGCGGCTGAACTAATGTCTTCATTAGATGACATGTGAGAGAAATTTTCCTATCAACAGCACATTGGTCTGTATGTAGAGGTATTTAAGGGAAAGTAAGTTTATTACTTCATCTTAACCCGCACATATTAAAAGTTAAGACAACTGCAAATGTATCCCTGATACCACACAACAGCTCCCTCTGTAAATAGAAACATAGTTTGACTTCCAAACCTGGCCTAAAATACTCATAAAGCAAGTCtataaaataaatctaaatacaTTGATTTCCCGGTTTAAATGTGGCTTTAAGCCCCTAAATTCTGTTTGAATCCAAGTTAAAAATACATACCGTGATATTTTTAGAATGGTAAAAATAGAATAGCTGGCCACCGTGGTATTTACTCCAGGATTCATACAGAATTTTTATCAAGATGACTTTTCATGTGTGGTTGAAAGTACAATCAATTTAATTGTAGCAGCATGAGGTGTCCAAATTGCAGTGTCCACGTTCATGGATGCAGCAGAATGTCTCACACATGTATTATTGAAATATTGATAACGTCAAAGTGAAACCAAGACCAAACTGACAGTTTTTTTCTTGTGATAAAAGCAACTCTGCCAATTTTATTATGTCTCGATCTCCAAAGTATCCAATATTTTGTATATATATGACGCCATTTCTGATTAGCTCTGTGTCTTTTTGCATGAATTAATCAACTATACATCTGCAAATGTTGTATTTTAACTTGTTGAGTCTCACCTTCTTTAGGGCGACTCCCTTTCGGATGGCCAACATGAGGTCACTCCTCTGGtctgcagcagggggcgccggcCTGGGAGGGGACACCTTGCGTAGCTGAATCTGCCCACGTTGCAACGAGGCCAACACTTCATCCATTGTTCCTGTAGTAAAACAGAACACTGAGGATGATAGAGAAAGATTCCTCCCTGGTAGATCTATTAATACAGTAATTGACAAATCCAATACCACTGAGGTTGTCAGTAGCTAATGATTCAATATCGTCTCTCCCTAAATGATCTCCATTACATAAAAGCATGAAAATCATTCTGTGTTGGGCGTTGCCTTCTCCCTGGAGCAGAGAGTGTGCATCTGCAGGaacacaaatgaggaaaaatgcCTCCTCTGGACTCGTGGGGGTGAAATGTAGAACACCGTGTACGGACAAACAAACACCCAAAAACTCTCCCTTGCGCACATTTATCTGGAACAGGCACAACAGATCGCATCAAAACTTCAAAATGAAGCATCGCCGAGAATCTCACCAATATTTTGCTTGAGCGTGCTCCTGGCTGGGAAAGGGGGGCCCTTTTCTTCACTGAGAGGCATCGGTGCGTCTTCAGAGGAGATAGGTGGAGGAGGTAGTGTAGGGggcagtggtggtgggggtggtggtggaggaggaggaggaggaggaggaggaggaggaggtggcagcgCAGGAGGGCAGGTTGCTGATgcaggtgatggtggtggtggtggtgcagaAAAGATTTGGACAGGGATGTCTTTAGGCTGTTGTTTCCTTTGTGTCTTTTTGCGTCTAGGTGCGGGCTGGATGGACGGGGGGGCATCAGGTGGGACAGAGGGGCCGAGGCTGATGAGGGAGAGCGGCTGTGAGGGATACGGAAGTGAAGGAGCAACCTTGGCCTGTGGAGTCTTCAGGAGGTACTGACCCTGCCGCTTCTTGGAACAGATGAATAAAAatggtataaaaaaaaaaaaaacagtaactCAGAATTTACAGATCAGTAACATGATGTGGAGCATTTGTTGTTTGTGCTGTATACATTTTAGAGTTTTGTTGCCACTGAGTTATAGGCTCACAGCACAAACTCTTCACATGCAGATTAAGCAGATTTTAATTATGAGGTGAAGTAATGAATAAAACAAGTCTCTGGGGTTTGACTGACAGGCGTTGAGACAATTAGAGAGCCTAACCTCTCTGAAGGATCTTAATCTGCCCAAGGTTTTCTCCCGCTCCTGGTCCACCCactctttcctcctctgctcctcttctttttgtttctctcGTTTCTGCAGGGGCAGACAGTGAAAAGTGCGAGACGTGCAGGTTTATTTAAATCCTGTTTCATTTGCCAGTGTGGGTTCTCACTGATGAGACACCTACCAGATGAATCTGATGGTGCTGGCTGAAGAAAACGGTGCTCTGCTTGGCCTGCAGGTGCTTCTGCTCCTGGGCCTCCATACACTGATCctaacacacaaaataaataaatatgtaaagaAATATGATTGCAGTTTGATGGGCGCTAATGAGGATGCACATCCTCTAACCCTCTTGTTGCGGAGATAAGCCCGGCGGGCACATATGTTGCCTCGCTTCATCTCCAGGTTCTGTAGGCGTCGTTTCAGCTGATAGACAACTGGAGAGTCCGCTTGGTGACCAGGGTAGACGATGCTCTGCAGTTCCTCAGCGTCCTCACACACGTCATAGTacaccacctcctccttcagttCTACAACACAAATGCAGCCGTTTTTTTAATATATCATCTTTACTGACTAGCTGCTTGACTGACCTAACCGGCATCAGATACTGACAACCAAGCAACTAATTACAACTAGTTTCTCTCACACTGCTTTGCTGATGTAAATGGTGCTACAGTATGTTCAAAACCTGCCCTCCCTCAATAGCTCTACCAACTGGGTCTAACCTACCTTTAATCTGCCGCCGCAGGGTGTCGATCTGAGCCACCAGGAGTTGTTCTTCATGCTTCAGGATCTCAAACTTGGCATCGTACACTTCTAGCTGGATGTCATAGAACTGCAACTCCAGCTGGTCCACTGTGTCCCGCTGCTGTCCGCCCTCAGATGCAAATGCTGAGTCACTCTGCCCACCAACGACTCTGCCAGTGAAGCTCGCCAACTGCGCCGTAAcaatgaagaaagaaacattGAATTGTCATCATCTTCTACAATCCAAAATTGTTCTCTTCATATCAAAGTGAGGCTTAGTATACCAAATTAATCCCTCATAATGCAGCAACAAGCAGTTGATCTCATGGAAAACTGCTTGTGTCATGCTTAGAGACACCTTGAAGGaactacatttaaaatgtagctGACAAACTTCAGGTTTTAAAGTCTATAAGTACACATTTACACAGTGATGACACTGGGCTGAAACCAGCAGCTGTCTGCAATGCATTATTAAGGATACATCATATGTAGTCAGTGAGAACAGGCTGTGAGATCAGCAATCAAATATGGATGCTCAAAGGATGCATGTGTGACGTTGGCACAGCGTCAGATTCTGTGTAGGGGTAACTTACAGCTGTCCCTATGAACAGCCGCACACGGCTTTGACTGCATTTGACAGTGATAAACCCAGCTGTCGTCCTGATGCCCGGCCTTTAAAGAGCTTAACGGGATGAGTAACGCAGGTGAAAGTGTTCTCAAATGTGCAGCTTGGCACCACACAGCCCACTGCTGCATCCCTAAAACGCTGTCATCCTAGCTGAGCCCGCATACTCACTGATCTGCATGCATCAGACACATTTTTAGGATGTACATACACTGTGCAAAGAAACACTTGCTCATTCATGCATGCAGGTTTTTGGTGTCTGTCGAGGGGATTCTCTGTGTTTTCAAAGAGGCTTCATAAATAGATCAAAGGACCAAGGCAGCCACAGATTCCTATCAGACTGGAATACCAAGTGAAAGATAAAACAGAGCATCTCAACACCATGTCACATCCCAACAGACAACCGGTGCAAAAGCAATGCTGGCCATGATGttacaaataaagattttgCTGAGAACCATTGCCTCATGCCAGTTTAAAGACAAGCAAGGATGCGCATGAGTTcgtcagaaaaacaaaaggcacGAACCTTCTCTCTGATCTTGTCTTGCTTGCGGTTGAGGCACATCTCTGTGGTTCTCATGTGCTGCAGAGTTTCTTTGGCCAGTAGGAAGCGAAGCTTCTCCAGTCTGGGAGCTGCTGATGCCCAGGCAGCGGCTCCAAAACGCAGcttgtcctcctccatcttctttAACATACCTGAGGACGTGCAGAACAGACTGAATGAGACCCTAAAACCCATGTTTTTAAATCGATGATACCCGTCTACAGGAAGGATGTATCAATCATAAAACAACCTGTGTTGGGAACGACTGACTTACATATACAGTACATCCAAACATATTTTCAAGTGAGCAATTCTCGAAATTTTCAATATAAATTTGTTGGTTTTTCTACAGCAAGGTCTGCTACATTATTATGTAATGCtattattgaaaaaaatcaaGCTACATCAGGATGTAAGTATCTTTTTGATGGACAGAAACTACCAGAAAGAGCTTTTGAAGTCTGTGCAAAGTAGGTAACAGTGATGTCCTGGATGGAAGCAACTGCTTCCTCTCCTTTTATTCTCcactcttctgcctccttttccAGAGCTGCTATCCTCTTTGGGCCCAGCTCCTCAAACTCCAAAGACTTCTGCGGTGAGGAAGATATTGGTAAATAAAAAGGCTTCTCATTTTTAACAATCAGTATTTATGTAAAATGATTACAGTTTGGTAGGAAAGTTTGGTaattttttttagctgaataTGCAACAAATATTTCTGTACCAGTATCTCCATCTTATAGAAGCCAGCTATCTCTCTCATGTCCCTGAAAGGCTGGAGCAGATACTGGAAGAAGGTGGTTGCCACAGTGACCAGGTCCTGATAGGCTTCGTCCTCTTCCTCGTAGATTCTGAGCAGCGCCACCATTCGGTCTGTGTCACCAtgactctgcagcagctgtaaacATGGTGGACGTGAACACCATGACAAGGGTGCATTCTGAGCTCAGACAGGCTGGGGCTGGAAAAGTGACTCTTTTTATTACCAACcctaatgaaataaaataaaactttgtttTGATCAGGACAAGTAAACTTGAGCGGTGTGGGCGAGACACTGCAACTTCATGTCTCTTTATCCATGTCACCGTACCACAATTTAGAAATGATTAATTTTTTAAATAGATAGCTTAAAGGAAAATTGTAAATATAAGAAACAGGCAAAACTTGTAGTGATCTGAGGTTGTATATTTTACTATCTGAACAAACTTTTACAGTAAATAGATGTTGTAGCTGTTTTAAATTCATATTGCtgtcaaaaaataaatgcatgatTTTTTCACTATATACCAAAATATGATTATAGTGTACTTTTGTTATCGAGTTacatttttcctttcatttatgCTGCCTGTGAAAGTGAAAGTAGACAAAAACATTGAGAGACTTAATTCTTAAATACCCTAAATCATTGTGTTATTGTCAGTCCAAATTAGTAATAGTATTTAGATTTTTCAATATTCTggttaaaaagtgaaaaagaaaattccgAAATGACAGGGGAGGCTATGATCCTGTATTTGCTGCTTAAATATGGTCTTAAATTGGCTTAACCCTATCGTCCTGTAACTAGCCTTAGAATTAAAACTTAATAAACCTTTGAGGATTTATTCTCCATCTTAGCATCGACTATAAGCAATCTGGGGCCAATTTAATCCAGTTTAACTGAAATCGCTGCAATTCAAATATGTTTACCAAGCAGGAAATCTTaacactgctgtgctgctgcagattgTAATGTAAAAACTCTAATAAAGTTTAGTATGTCGTATgacctctttttcttttaaatatggACATTTAAACTAATTTCGAGGCCATTTTCCCTTTCACTTGTCTATTCCAGGcgtgtttctctctttctctttcactctcactctctctcacacacacacacacacacgcgcgcacacacactcgaaTTGCAATAACAAACGCACCGATGTCGGCCAGTCAAATGATGCACATATTGTTTACATGTTGTTTACTCATCAACAACCCCCACCTGTCGCAGGTGAGCCTTGGCTCGCGCCATCTCCTCCTGCATGGTCTTCTTCTTGAACTCCTGCAAATTTTCGAAGTACTCCTCCACGTCTCGCTCATCTTGAGTGAACAACGTGTCGAGGACAATCTTCCGGCCGCACACATCGATGGCCGTGCTGAAATACTTTTCTAGCTTGCGGCAGGGTGGATCAAAATCCCTCTCATCGTCGTCTTGGGGCGCGGACCTCCGGGTCAGGAAAAGTAAGTCCCAAATGTTGCCCTCCTCGAACTCGGACAAATCCGGAAAGCAGCCCCCCAGGATGTCCGCCACGCACGAGAGCTGTTGGTGGATGTACTTCAGATCGCTCACGGAGAAGAGTCCGGCCCAGCTCGCCTGGGGGTCGCTGACCAGCGTCGGCTGAGATTTGCGTTTCTGCCGCTGGAGCGTGCGATTGTGGCAGGTGACAGCGAACTTACTCTCGATGACGTTCCACTCTACGATGAAGCCCAGCTTAAACGTCTCGGCTTCATCAAATATGTCACATTTAATGGCCACCCAGCCCTCCAGACTGTCAACACGTTCGCAATCAACGTTATTCATCTTAAAATAGTTGTTTTACTTCGGCCTGAGAGAAGCTCCTGCCTCTGTTTACAACCTCCGCCATGTCCGTGACGTCAGTTGCATTCACGAGTGGGTAAAACGTCGCAACGTTATAAAGTATGACAT
Proteins encoded in this region:
- the whamm gene encoding WASP homolog-associated protein with actin, membranes and microtubules, yielding MNNVDCERVDSLEGWVAIKCDIFDEAETFKLGFIVEWNVIESKFAVTCHNRTLQRQKRKSQPTLVSDPQASWAGLFSVSDLKYIHQQLSCVADILGGCFPDLSEFEEGNIWDLLFLTRRSAPQDDDERDFDPPCRKLEKYFSTAIDVCGRKIVLDTLFTQDERDVEEYFENLQEFKKKTMQEEMARAKAHLRQLLQSHGDTDRMVALLRIYEEEDEAYQDLVTVATTFFQYLLQPFRDMREIAGFYKMEILKSLEFEELGPKRIAALEKEAEEWRIKGEEAVASIQDITVTYFAQTSKALSGMLKKMEEDKLRFGAAAWASAAPRLEKLRFLLAKETLQHMRTTEMCLNRKQDKIREKLASFTGRVVGGQSDSAFASEGGQQRDTVDQLELQFYDIQLEVYDAKFEILKHEEQLLVAQIDTLRRQIKELKEEVVYYDVCEDAEELQSIVYPGHQADSPVVYQLKRRLQNLEMKRGNICARRAYLRNKRDQCMEAQEQKHLQAKQSTVFFSQHHQIHLKREKQKEEEQRRKEWVDQEREKTLGRLRSFREKRQGQYLLKTPQAKVAPSLPYPSQPLSLISLGPSVPPDAPPSIQPAPRRKKTQRKQQPKDIPVQIFSAPPPPPSPASATCPPALPPPPPPPPPPPPPPPPPPPLPPTLPPPPISSEDAPMPLSEEKGPPFPARSTLKQNIGTMDEVLASLQRGQIQLRKVSPPRPAPPAADQRSDLMLAIRKGVALKKMVPARSEVHNSGDNELERSIKAAMMRMKKVSADSDDEDRGDEETRSLDWEN